In Neisseria brasiliensis, the following proteins share a genomic window:
- the fba gene encoding class II fructose-bisphosphate aldolase (catalyzes the reversible aldol condensation of dihydroxyacetonephosphate and glyceraldehyde 3-phosphate in the Calvin cycle, glycolysis, and/or gluconeogenesis), whose product MALVSMRQLLDHAAENSYGLPAFNVNNLEQMRAIMEAADQVNAPVIVQASAGARKYAGAPFLRHLILAAVEEFPHIPVVMHQDHGASPDVCQRSIQLGFSSVMMDGSLMEDGKTPSTYEYNVDVTRTVVNFAHACGVSVEGEIGVLGNLETGEAGEEDGVGAVGKLTHDQMLTSVEDAVNFVRDTGVDALAIAVGTSHGAYKFTRPPTGDVLRIDRIKEIHEALPNTHIVMHGSSSVPQEWLKVINEHGGNIGETYGVPVEEIVQGIKYGVRKVNIDTDLRLASTGAIRRFMAENPAEFDPRKYLAKTVEAMKQVCIDRYLAFGCEGQADKIKPISLEKMAEKYAKGELNQIIK is encoded by the coding sequence ATGGCTCTTGTATCCATGCGCCAATTGCTGGACCATGCAGCAGAAAACAGCTACGGCCTGCCTGCGTTCAACGTCAACAACCTCGAACAAATGCGCGCCATCATGGAAGCTGCCGACCAAGTGAATGCACCGGTCATCGTGCAAGCCAGTGCAGGTGCGCGCAAATATGCCGGCGCACCTTTTTTACGTCATTTGATTTTAGCCGCCGTTGAAGAATTTCCACATATTCCGGTGGTGATGCACCAAGATCACGGCGCATCGCCTGATGTTTGCCAACGCTCGATTCAATTGGGCTTCTCATCTGTGATGATGGACGGCTCATTGATGGAAGACGGCAAAACACCTTCTACTTACGAATACAACGTTGACGTCACCCGCACCGTTGTTAACTTCGCCCACGCTTGCGGCGTATCGGTTGAAGGCGAAATCGGCGTATTGGGCAACTTGGAAACCGGTGAAGCCGGTGAAGAAGACGGCGTAGGCGCAGTCGGCAAACTGACCCACGACCAAATGCTCACCAGCGTGGAAGATGCGGTGAACTTTGTGCGCGACACCGGCGTGGATGCTTTAGCGATTGCAGTCGGTACCAGCCACGGCGCATACAAATTCACCCGCCCGCCAACCGGCGACGTATTGCGCATCGACCGCATTAAAGAAATCCACGAAGCCCTGCCCAACACCCACATCGTGATGCACGGCTCAAGCTCTGTACCGCAAGAGTGGCTGAAAGTCATCAACGAGCATGGCGGCAACATCGGCGAAACCTATGGCGTACCGGTTGAAGAAATTGTGCAAGGCATTAAATACGGCGTGCGCAAAGTCAACATCGACACCGACTTGCGCCTAGCCTCAACCGGCGCAATCCGTCGCTTTATGGCCGAAAATCCAGCCGAATTTGACCCACGCAAATACTTGGCCAAAACCGTTGAAGCCATGAAACAAGTCTGCATTGACCGCTACTTGGCATTCGGCTGCGAAGGCCAAGCCGACAAAATCAAGCCGATTTCTTTGGAAAAAATGGCAGAAAAATACGCCAAAGGCGAATTGAACCAAATTATTAAATAA
- a CDS encoding GntP family permease — protein MDGWTQTLSAGTLLGIAAAAIALILVMIVKFRIHALVTLVLVSLLTAIATGLPMGNIVNDVLVKNFGGTLGGVALLVGLGAMLGRLVETSGGAQSLADALIRMFGEKRAPFALGVASLIFGFPIFFDAGLMVMLPIVFATARRMKATVLPYAMASIGAFSVMHVFLPPHPGPIAASEFYGANIGHVLLIGLPIAVITWYFSGYLWGQILGRKFNVPVPDFLSGGAQDNDTPKEPAKASTIIGIMLIPMLLIFLNTGLATLISEKVVSVDETWVQALRMIGSTPIALLISVLVALYVLGRKRGEKATALEKTIDGALGPVCSVILITGAGGMFGGVLRASGIGKALADSMADLGIPVLLGCFLVALALRIAQGSATVALTTAAALMAPAVMAAGFSDWQLACVVLATAAGSVGCSHFNDSGFWLVGRLLNMDVPTTLKTWTVNQTLIALIGFALSALAFAIV, from the coding sequence ATGGACGGTTGGACTCAAACCCTCAGCGCGGGGACGCTGTTGGGGATTGCGGCAGCGGCGATTGCGCTGATTTTGGTCATGATTGTGAAATTCCGCATTCATGCTTTGGTAACGCTGGTGTTGGTCAGCTTGCTGACGGCAATTGCCACCGGCTTGCCAATGGGCAATATCGTCAATGACGTGTTGGTGAAAAACTTCGGCGGCACGCTCGGCGGCGTGGCCTTGTTGGTCGGCTTGGGCGCGATGCTCGGCCGTTTGGTGGAAACATCGGGCGGCGCGCAATCATTGGCCGATGCCCTGATCCGTATGTTCGGCGAGAAACGCGCCCCATTTGCCTTGGGCGTGGCTTCGCTGATTTTCGGTTTCCCGATTTTCTTTGATGCCGGCTTGATGGTGATGCTGCCGATTGTATTTGCCACCGCACGCCGTATGAAAGCGACTGTGTTGCCGTATGCGATGGCGTCGATTGGTGCATTTTCGGTGATGCACGTTTTTCTGCCGCCGCATCCGGGGCCGATTGCCGCTTCTGAATTTTATGGCGCCAACATCGGTCATGTGCTGCTGATTGGTTTGCCGATTGCGGTGATTACTTGGTATTTCAGTGGTTATTTGTGGGGTCAGATTTTAGGCCGTAAATTTAATGTGCCGGTGCCGGATTTCCTGAGTGGCGGTGCACAAGACAACGATACGCCGAAAGAGCCTGCTAAAGCGTCAACCATTATCGGCATTATGCTGATTCCGATGCTGCTGATTTTCTTGAATACCGGTTTGGCTACTTTAATCAGTGAAAAAGTGGTCAGCGTCGATGAAACTTGGGTACAAGCATTGCGCATGATTGGTTCGACACCAATTGCCCTTTTGATTTCCGTATTAGTAGCTTTGTATGTGTTGGGTCGCAAACGCGGTGAGAAAGCCACGGCTTTGGAAAAAACCATCGACGGCGCGTTGGGTCCGGTGTGTTCGGTGATTCTGATTACTGGCGCGGGCGGTATGTTTGGCGGCGTATTGCGTGCCTCCGGCATCGGTAAAGCGCTGGCCGACAGTATGGCCGATTTGGGTATTCCGGTGTTGCTCGGTTGCTTCTTGGTGGCTTTGGCATTGCGTATCGCGCAAGGTTCTGCTACGGTGGCCTTAACCACTGCCGCAGCCTTGATGGCGCCTGCGGTGATGGCGGCCGGTTTCAGCGATTGGCAATTGGCTTGCGTGGTATTGGCCACGGCAGCCGGTTCGGTGGGGTGCAGCCACTTTAACGATTCTGGTTTCTGGCTGGTTGGTCGCTTGTTGAATATGGACGTACCGACTACCCTGAAAACATGGACAGTCAACCAAACCCTGATTGCCCTGATTGGTTTTGCCTTGTCGGCATTGGCCTTTGCCATTGTTTAA
- the porB gene encoding trimeric porin PorB, translated as MKKSLIALTLAALPVAAMADVTLYGQIKAGVEVGQTKFKTPEGTQKDHTTSEIADFGSRIGFKGHEHLADNLNAIWQLEQEASVAGNKSGWGTRESFIGLEGGFGKIRAGKLDSSVKNTSDAIDPWEYSNPALGLGMFTRVDERAVSVRYDTPVFGGFSANVQYTPRDNGAAVRGINPTVGIGPTNPTNGRDAAAGDTSTYYAGLNYENAGFFGQYAYGYKHAAYVARKSGESKSGQIHRAVVGYDANNLLAAVAYQYTNGWDSKDSYMAALRGDGERTDDEIARDISVGLKQHEAAATVGYRFGNVTPRISYAHGFKAKGAELTQDQRKATEYNQVIVGADYDFSKRTSALVSAGWLNAGKGNYKTETTAGMVGLRHKF; from the coding sequence ATGAAAAAATCTCTGATTGCTCTGACTTTGGCAGCTTTGCCTGTTGCAGCTATGGCTGATGTGACTTTGTACGGTCAAATCAAAGCAGGTGTTGAAGTTGGTCAAACCAAATTCAAAACTCCTGAAGGTACTCAAAAAGACCATACTACTAGCGAAATCGCTGACTTCGGTTCACGCATCGGTTTCAAAGGCCACGAGCACTTGGCTGACAATCTGAACGCCATCTGGCAGTTGGAACAAGAAGCTTCTGTCGCCGGTAACAAATCAGGCTGGGGTACTCGTGAATCATTCATCGGTTTGGAAGGTGGCTTCGGTAAAATCCGTGCCGGTAAATTGGATTCTTCTGTGAAAAACACCAGCGATGCAATCGACCCTTGGGAATACAGCAACCCAGCTTTGGGCTTGGGCATGTTTACCCGTGTTGACGAGCGTGCCGTATCTGTACGTTACGACACTCCGGTATTCGGCGGTTTCAGTGCAAACGTTCAATACACCCCACGTGACAACGGTGCTGCTGTTCGTGGTATTAACCCTACTGTTGGAATTGGTCCTACCAATCCAACTAATGGTCGTGATGCTGCTGCTGGTGATACTTCTACCTACTACGCTGGCCTGAACTATGAAAATGCCGGCTTCTTCGGTCAATATGCTTACGGTTACAAACACGCTGCTTACGTAGCACGTAAGTCTGGCGAAAGCAAATCAGGTCAAATCCACCGTGCGGTAGTGGGCTACGATGCCAACAACCTGTTGGCCGCTGTGGCTTACCAATACACCAATGGTTGGGATAGCAAAGACAGCTACATGGCTGCTTTGCGTGGTGATGGAGAACGAACTGATGATGAAATTGCTAGAGACATTTCAGTTGGCCTGAAACAACACGAAGCTGCTGCGACTGTTGGCTACCGCTTCGGCAACGTGACTCCACGTATTTCTTACGCTCACGGTTTCAAAGCTAAAGGCGCTGAATTGACTCAAGACCAGCGTAAAGCTACTGAATACAACCAAGTAATCGTTGGTGCTGACTACGACTTCTCTAAACGCACTAGCGCGTTGGTATCTGCAGGTTGGTTGAATGCCGGTAAAGGCAACTACAAAACCGAAACTACTGCCGGTATGGTTGGTCTGCGTCACAAATTCTAA
- a CDS encoding gluconokinase, GntK/IdnK-type: MTVHFVMMGVCGCGKTTAALSLQKTLGECAYAEGDEFHTQANRDKMGAGIPLTDEDRYPWLGNLRDWMTEQAQADAVYSIVTCSALKKQYRDILRGAEGKVAFIHLTPPQAVNLERMMSRKGHYMKADMLDSQLEILEELEADEYGVKIDNPGSPDAVEADIIAWVKAEGLLPNV, from the coding sequence ATGACTGTACATTTTGTAATGATGGGCGTATGCGGCTGCGGTAAAACCACAGCAGCCTTGTCGCTGCAGAAAACCTTGGGCGAATGCGCCTATGCCGAAGGCGACGAATTTCACACCCAAGCCAACCGCGACAAAATGGGCGCTGGCATTCCGTTAACCGATGAAGACCGCTATCCGTGGCTGGGCAACCTGCGTGATTGGATGACAGAGCAGGCGCAAGCCGATGCGGTGTATTCGATTGTGACCTGTTCTGCGTTGAAAAAACAATACCGCGATATTTTGCGCGGTGCAGAAGGCAAAGTGGCCTTTATCCACCTAACCCCACCGCAAGCAGTGAACCTCGAGCGTATGATGTCGCGTAAAGGGCACTACATGAAGGCTGATATGCTGGATTCGCAATTGGAAATTCTGGAAGAGCTTGAAGCCGACGAATACGGCGTGAAAATCGATAATCCGGGTTCGCCGGATGCGGTAGAAGCCGATATCATCGCTTGGGTGAAAGCAGAAGGCTTGTTGCCGAACGTGTAA
- a CDS encoding acyl-CoA thioesterase: MPRIIVATPDDILFTTQMTVQIGDINYGRHLANDAVLRLCHEARMRWLKQQGWSELDVGGAGLIMADAAVQYLAQAHHGDDFRIDMGAADVGKSGFALLYHLIRESDKKSIARVQTGMVCFDYAAQRICRLPESLKAALEAV; encoded by the coding sequence ATGCCACGAATCATTGTAGCCACACCCGATGATATTTTGTTTACTACGCAGATGACTGTGCAAATCGGCGACATCAATTACGGCCGGCATTTGGCCAATGATGCTGTGCTTCGGCTTTGCCATGAAGCGCGTATGCGCTGGCTGAAGCAGCAGGGCTGGAGCGAGTTGGACGTGGGCGGTGCGGGGTTGATTATGGCCGATGCCGCGGTGCAGTATTTGGCGCAGGCGCATCATGGCGATGATTTTCGCATCGACATGGGCGCGGCGGATGTGGGTAAAAGTGGCTTTGCGTTGCTTTATCACTTGATTCGTGAGTCGGACAAAAAATCAATCGCCCGCGTGCAAACCGGCATGGTGTGTTTTGATTACGCCGCGCAACGCATCTGCCGCTTGCCTGAATCGCTAAAAGCAGCATTGGAGGCCGTCTGA
- a CDS encoding peptidyl-prolyl cis-trans isomerase gives MKYQTAVAGIVAAAVAGLAIAKAPEIPAARIDSMVKEVLRQADQHPNQTSKPDGAAIRKDVVRQLQTFEVLKNEAIKVGLDKDPEVQNQFQTMEAQFYATQYAQYLERNTTVDDNDLYKIYDQQTRMIKLQQVSFKSEQEAHAALELLRKGLSFDDLMKRYPNPEQAFNEFIMPQQLPPYMAEIVEPMSRGDVTHQPVKLQDQFYLFKLSAVERNPEAQPFELVRNQLAQQAKQQKVRRQIDDLLKANGINQQ, from the coding sequence ATGAAGTATCAAACGGCGGTTGCCGGCATTGTGGCCGCAGCGGTGGCCGGATTGGCAATTGCCAAAGCACCGGAAATCCCTGCCGCACGCATCGACAGCATGGTGAAAGAAGTGTTGCGTCAGGCCGACCAACATCCCAACCAAACATCCAAGCCGGATGGCGCGGCCATCCGCAAGGATGTGGTGCGTCAGTTGCAAACGTTTGAAGTGTTGAAAAACGAGGCTATCAAGGTCGGATTGGATAAAGACCCCGAAGTGCAAAACCAATTCCAAACCATGGAAGCCCAGTTTTACGCCACGCAATACGCGCAATATTTGGAACGCAACACCACTGTTGACGACAACGATTTGTATAAAATCTACGATCAGCAAACGCGCATGATTAAATTGCAGCAAGTGAGCTTCAAGAGCGAGCAAGAAGCCCACGCTGCACTGGAATTGCTGCGTAAAGGCTTGTCGTTTGATGATTTGATGAAGCGTTATCCGAATCCGGAACAAGCGTTCAACGAATTCATCATGCCGCAACAATTGCCGCCGTACATGGCTGAAATTGTTGAGCCGATGAGCCGTGGTGATGTGACGCATCAGCCGGTGAAACTACAAGATCAGTTTTATCTGTTTAAACTCAGCGCAGTCGAGCGCAATCCTGAGGCGCAACCGTTTGAATTGGTGCGCAACCAATTGGCGCAACAGGCTAAGCAGCAAAAAGTACGCCGTCAGATTGACGACTTGCTGAAAGCCAACGGCATCAACCAACAATGA
- a CDS encoding FimV/HubP family polar landmark protein, whose amino-acid sequence MKNHHKIKLIVASVALMTSFSAMAGLGGLNVHSHLGEPFSGTITVTGDEAKALLNGGKASISNGNLRASIRKSGGDKAVVNIRSSKPIQDPVLIFQVSVGSQSREYTAIIDPTGYNSKTDSAATRVHKNNQVNRVEAAPAATSVDRQAARERINRAIGSNNTPAARNDKPVRRAANDTKAAKPKPQQQYSGIVYGKRHLVRQGETLTGIASRVRPQGMTLAQTVQALVNANPDVFINNDADRMLAGKILSIPNRGEFQNYANQADPAAKPVENQPATATPTEAPAETPAATTTTPATTAEPTVPAADQAASQAEPAVAAASQAVDNAAAIAASEPAVASEASAVEPVAPAVTEPASPQEEVTDSSDNSLWRWLLLGGAALIALFFLSKLLGKRKAEPAAESVQPVAKEETFTPEAYTTAYKPLPESEQPVSNAAKTAATVAGVSAAATAAAAYVAKKPDDELEVEDDFGDDIFFTEVQEAPVAKQGDVDVDLNTIDTAQAAIVSGAVTLDEETEKRRNADWDSIESTESVYEPEPENLYASAEAVVIEEPAAPVADAFVTEQPSERESWDFEVEEAKTEVKEKEWDFFAEDAKVETESTDSNLATVGTAALVAAGAAAGAKALATEADKADDEAPLEFVQPEVEPEPVIDATFEPSPELRDEAVEIEMAAEPELFDIQQAEALSFQDAEEFNVEVAQVADADEAIEWDSISLADTADSSRRESGFISESVGMTAPLEAKYELAKMYVEIGDPEAARETLQELLEESDGAILAKAKAMLEELNA is encoded by the coding sequence TTGAAAAACCACCATAAAATTAAATTAATCGTCGCTTCCGTGGCATTGATGACGTCATTTAGTGCCATGGCCGGATTGGGCGGGTTAAATGTTCATTCACATCTGGGCGAACCTTTCTCAGGCACCATCACCGTCACCGGAGATGAGGCTAAAGCCTTGCTCAACGGTGGTAAAGCTTCGATTTCCAACGGTAATCTGCGCGCCAGCATCCGCAAAAGCGGCGGCGACAAAGCCGTGGTTAATATCCGCTCGTCTAAGCCGATTCAAGATCCCGTATTGATTTTTCAGGTCAGCGTCGGCTCACAATCGCGCGAATACACCGCCATCATCGATCCGACAGGCTACAATTCTAAAACCGACAGCGCTGCCACCCGTGTACACAAAAACAATCAAGTTAACCGAGTAGAAGCTGCCCCGGCCGCTACGTCGGTTGACCGCCAAGCTGCCCGCGAACGCATTAATCGGGCCATTGGCAGCAATAATACACCGGCCGCCCGCAACGACAAGCCGGTACGCCGTGCTGCCAATGACACCAAAGCTGCCAAACCAAAACCACAACAACAATACAGCGGTATCGTTTACGGCAAACGCCACTTGGTACGTCAAGGCGAAACCTTAACCGGTATTGCCAGTCGTGTTCGTCCGCAAGGTATGACCTTGGCGCAAACAGTTCAAGCTTTGGTAAACGCCAACCCGGATGTATTCATTAATAATGATGCCGACCGCATGTTGGCCGGTAAAATATTGAGCATTCCGAATCGTGGTGAATTCCAAAACTATGCCAACCAAGCAGATCCAGCGGCCAAGCCGGTAGAAAACCAACCGGCAACTGCGACGCCAACCGAAGCGCCGGCAGAAACACCTGCGGCAACTACCACTACGCCAGCCACTACTGCCGAACCAACGGTACCAGCTGCCGATCAAGCTGCTTCTCAAGCAGAGCCTGCTGTAGCGGCTGCTTCTCAAGCGGTTGACAATGCAGCTGCTATCGCTGCATCAGAGCCGGCCGTAGCCTCAGAAGCCAGCGCAGTAGAGCCTGTTGCTCCGGCAGTAACCGAACCTGCCTCACCACAAGAAGAAGTCACCGACTCCAGCGATAACAGCTTATGGCGCTGGTTGTTGTTGGGAGGTGCAGCATTAATCGCTTTGTTCTTCTTGTCTAAATTATTGGGTAAACGCAAAGCCGAGCCTGCAGCAGAATCTGTGCAGCCGGTAGCCAAAGAAGAAACATTTACCCCTGAAGCCTACACGACCGCATACAAACCATTGCCTGAATCAGAGCAACCTGTTTCCAATGCGGCCAAAACCGCAGCGACTGTAGCCGGTGTCAGTGCAGCAGCCACAGCAGCGGCCGCCTATGTAGCTAAGAAACCGGATGACGAATTAGAAGTAGAAGACGATTTCGGCGACGATATCTTCTTTACTGAAGTGCAAGAAGCGCCGGTTGCCAAACAAGGTGATGTCGATGTGGACTTAAATACCATCGATACTGCTCAAGCTGCGATTGTATCCGGTGCAGTGACGCTTGATGAAGAAACCGAAAAACGCCGCAACGCCGATTGGGACAGCATCGAATCCACCGAAAGCGTTTACGAGCCAGAGCCTGAAAATCTGTATGCTTCCGCTGAAGCTGTTGTGATTGAAGAGCCTGCTGCGCCGGTTGCCGATGCTTTCGTCACAGAGCAGCCGTCTGAACGCGAATCTTGGGATTTTGAAGTAGAAGAAGCCAAGACTGAAGTTAAAGAAAAAGAATGGGATTTCTTTGCTGAAGATGCTAAGGTTGAAACCGAATCAACCGATAGTAACTTGGCTACCGTAGGTACCGCTGCTTTGGTTGCGGCCGGTGCGGCTGCAGGTGCAAAAGCGCTGGCAACGGAAGCTGATAAAGCTGATGATGAAGCACCTTTGGAATTCGTTCAGCCAGAAGTAGAGCCGGAGCCGGTGATTGATGCCACTTTTGAGCCAAGCCCTGAGTTGCGTGATGAAGCTGTCGAAATAGAAATGGCGGCCGAGCCTGAGTTATTTGATATTCAGCAAGCCGAAGCCTTGTCATTCCAAGATGCGGAAGAGTTTAATGTTGAAGTAGCGCAAGTGGCTGATGCTGATGAAGCCATCGAATGGGACAGCATTTCTTTGGCCGATACCGCCGACAGCAGCCGTCGTGAATCAGGCTTTATTTCAGAATCTGTTGGCATGACCGCACCATTGGAAGCCAAATACGAATTGGCGAAAATGTATGTCGAAATCGGCGACCCTGAAGCAGCTCGCGAAACCTTGCAAGAATTGCTGGAAGAGTCGGATGGCGCCATTTTAGCTAAAGCGAAAGCCATGCTGGAAGAATTGAACGCTTAA
- a CDS encoding BolA family protein, with translation MDMQTEIEGRLKSLDYQLFEFEDESHLHIGHAGNKGGGHYAILIVSEAFHDVSRLNRQRMVKTLLNDLFSDGLIHALSIKAATPDEYFN, from the coding sequence ATGGATATGCAGACAGAAATTGAAGGCCGTCTGAAAAGCTTGGATTACCAGCTTTTTGAGTTTGAAGACGAAAGCCATCTCCACATCGGCCACGCGGGCAACAAAGGCGGTGGGCATTATGCAATATTAATTGTGAGCGAAGCCTTTCACGATGTCAGTCGTCTCAACCGCCAGCGCATGGTTAAAACCTTATTAAACGATTTATTTTCAGACGGCCTGATTCATGCCTTGAGCATCAAAGCGGCTACCCCTGATGAATATTTCAACTGA
- a CDS encoding peptidylprolyl isomerase, whose translation MKKTYFASAVLFALASGNLLAQTLVTVNGQAIDSSVIDAQVKAIRAENKQVQDTPALRRNLTERQVISTVVGQEAKRLKLDQSAEYKQALQQARDAANKSGAAKKANFKTEWAVFEGELLGQAYAAHVAKQNPVQEKDVKAAYDDFSKFYKGTQEVQLGEIVTNNSADAEKAIADLKAKKSFSSVVKQYSIDPQAKQSGSIPNAYVPLKDLQQSAPPLYDAVKDLKKGGVTAKPLQNGNLYGVFYVNDRRNITLPTYDQAKNDIGRDLQAARIDASVQSLLQKADIKPAK comes from the coding sequence ATGAAAAAAACCTATTTTGCTTCGGCCGTATTGTTCGCCCTTGCCTCAGGCAACCTGTTGGCGCAAACCTTAGTGACCGTAAACGGCCAAGCCATCGACAGCAGCGTGATTGATGCGCAAGTGAAAGCGATTCGCGCTGAAAACAAACAAGTGCAAGATACCCCTGCTCTGCGCCGCAACCTGACCGAACGCCAAGTGATTTCCACCGTGGTCGGCCAAGAAGCGAAACGCTTGAAATTAGACCAAAGCGCGGAATACAAACAAGCCTTGCAACAAGCGCGTGATGCGGCCAATAAAAGCGGCGCAGCCAAAAAAGCCAACTTCAAAACTGAATGGGCCGTATTTGAAGGCGAATTGTTAGGCCAAGCCTATGCCGCCCATGTGGCCAAACAAAATCCGGTGCAGGAAAAAGACGTTAAAGCCGCTTACGACGACTTCAGCAAATTCTACAAAGGCACGCAAGAAGTGCAATTGGGCGAAATCGTGACCAACAACAGCGCCGATGCCGAAAAAGCCATCGCCGATTTGAAAGCTAAGAAAAGCTTCAGCAGCGTAGTGAAACAATACTCGATTGATCCGCAAGCCAAACAAAGCGGTAGCATTCCGAATGCGTATGTACCGCTGAAAGACTTGCAACAATCTGCGCCACCTTTGTATGACGCAGTAAAAGACCTGAAAAAAGGCGGTGTGACTGCCAAGCCATTGCAAAACGGCAATCTTTACGGCGTATTCTATGTAAACGACCGCCGCAACATCACCCTGCCAACTTACGATCAGGCTAAAAACGACATCGGCCGCGATTTGCAAGCTGCCCGCATTGATGCTTCAGTGCAATCGCTGCTGCAAAAAGCCGACATCAAACCGGCCAAATAA
- the truA gene encoding tRNA pseudouridine(38-40) synthase TruA, which translates to MLENPNKQRWALTLSYDGSRFYGWQKQTGDVPTVQMALEHAISLIAGEPISVIVAGRTDTGVHATAQVVHFDTSAHRPPQAWIRGVNAHLPQGVAVWHAQQVAPHFHARFDAYGRHYRYLLQSAPVRSPLLVGKVGWTHLDLDIELMQQAAKLLEGEKDFSSFRASMCQAKSPIKTLYRANISGTPELLKLDLHGNAFLHHMVRNIMGALVYVGNKKLSVDDFARLIEEKSRLKAPPTFMPDGLYLTGVDYPDEFKIIKADMPVWL; encoded by the coding sequence ATGCTAGAAAATCCCAATAAGCAACGATGGGCATTAACCTTATCTTATGATGGCAGCCGCTTTTATGGCTGGCAAAAGCAGACAGGTGATGTGCCGACGGTTCAGATGGCCTTAGAACACGCCATTAGCCTGATTGCCGGTGAACCCATTTCCGTGATTGTTGCCGGGCGTACTGATACAGGCGTACATGCGACCGCGCAAGTCGTGCATTTTGATACCAGCGCACATCGGCCGCCGCAAGCATGGATAAGAGGCGTAAACGCCCATTTACCGCAGGGTGTCGCCGTATGGCATGCACAACAAGTAGCACCGCATTTTCATGCCCGCTTTGATGCCTATGGCCGACATTACCGCTATCTGTTGCAATCCGCCCCTGTTCGCTCGCCCTTGCTGGTCGGCAAGGTGGGGTGGACGCATTTGGATTTGGATATCGAATTAATGCAGCAGGCAGCGAAATTATTGGAAGGTGAAAAAGACTTTTCCAGCTTTCGCGCTTCCATGTGTCAGGCAAAATCTCCCATTAAAACACTGTATCGCGCCAATATTAGCGGCACACCCGAATTGCTCAAACTAGATTTACACGGCAATGCCTTCTTGCACCATATGGTGCGCAATATTATGGGCGCATTGGTCTATGTTGGTAATAAGAAACTCAGCGTTGACGATTTTGCCCGGTTAATTGAAGAAAAAAGCCGTCTGAAAGCCCCACCCACCTTTATGCCTGATGGGCTGTATTTAACCGGTGTTGATTATCCGGATGAATTTAAGATTATCAAAGCAGATATGCCGGTTTGGTTGTAA
- a CDS encoding YciI family protein, with protein sequence MQYFMLLATDGDDVHEARMAARPDHLQRLEALKSEGRLLTAGPNPLPDNPERVSGSLIIAQFESLDAAQEWAEKDPYVDAGVYEEILIKPFKPVFGL encoded by the coding sequence ATGCAATATTTCATGTTATTGGCCACTGATGGCGACGACGTACACGAAGCCCGCATGGCGGCGCGCCCTGACCATTTGCAACGTTTGGAAGCCTTAAAATCCGAAGGCCGCTTGCTGACCGCCGGCCCAAATCCTTTGCCGGATAATCCGGAACGCGTTTCCGGCAGCCTGATTATTGCGCAATTCGAATCGCTGGATGCGGCGCAGGAATGGGCAGAAAAAGATCCTTATGTCGATGCCGGCGTGTATGAAGAAATTTTAATCAAACCGTTTAAACCGGTGTTCGGCCTGTAA
- the dtd gene encoding D-aminoacyl-tRNA deacylase, whose protein sequence is MRAVIQKVTRVQVDIVENNRRDTSGKIDNGFMILLGVTHDDTEADARYIADKAANLRIFEDENGKLNLSLKDVGGSVLLVSQFTLYADARSGRHPSFSHAAPAAQADALYQLTAKYLREHGLTVETGRFQTHMQVTLCNDGPVTLLLDSQKLF, encoded by the coding sequence ATGCGCGCAGTGATTCAAAAAGTAACCCGTGTCCAAGTCGATATTGTTGAAAACAACCGCCGCGACACCAGCGGCAAAATCGACAACGGCTTCATGATTTTACTGGGCGTGACCCACGACGACACCGAAGCCGATGCCCGCTACATTGCCGATAAAGCCGCCAATCTGCGTATTTTTGAAGACGAAAATGGCAAGCTGAATTTGTCGCTTAAAGATGTCGGCGGCTCGGTTTTATTGGTGTCGCAATTTACTTTATATGCCGATGCCCGCAGCGGCCGCCACCCTTCTTTCTCGCATGCTGCCCCTGCTGCCCAAGCCGATGCTTTGTATCAACTTACTGCAAAATATCTGCGTGAACACGGTTTGACCGTAGAAACCGGCCGCTTTCAAACACACATGCAGGTGACGCTGTGCAATGACGGGCCGGTGACGCTGCTGTTGGATTCGCAAAAGCTGTTTTAA